Within Macaca nemestrina isolate mMacNem1 chromosome 12, mMacNem.hap1, whole genome shotgun sequence, the genomic segment ttcactGACTTAATAGGTGaaaatattcttattattttcttgtgATGATGAACTAAGGTCAACAAAGTTTTTATGGCATGTCTCAGAAATCTCTTGCCCTGGGCATCCTGAAattgttgcttttgtttctggAGGGTTATCTACCTCCGGATCAACTGTTTACAGAGCTGACTCACTTATGGTAAGTAATAGTCTGAAAAATATTCGTTTATGTCCCTAGATCAGTGGTACAATTTAAGTGGTGGTCATTTTGTGACCCTTGACTCAAGGGACGTTTCCACAACATCCTTGGGTAACTCTGTCCCTGATCTGTTTGGTTCTAACTCTGTAAATGATGGGGTTGAGCATGGGAGGTACCAGCAGATAGAGATTAGCAAACAGGATATGTACCACTCGGGGCACATGATGACCAAAGcggtgggtgaggaaagaaaaaagggctGGGATATAAAAAGCCAAGATGACACAGATATGGGAGGCACATGTGCTAAAAGCTTTGAGGTGGGCTTCACCTGAAGGCAACTGAAGCACAGCTCTCAAAATCATCATGTGTGACATACCTATGACAGTCATATCAAAGCCAGCCACAGAGAAGGCCACAAAGAGTCTATACCCACAATTTATGCTTGTATCAGCACACACCAACTTCAGCACAGCCATGTGCTCACAGTATGACTGGGGAATGGCTTGGTGTTGGCAGAAAGGCATCCTAGACACCATGAAGCAGAAGAGGCTCACCCACAGCAGCCCTCTCAGCATCACGACGGTCCCCAGTTCAATCATGACCGATGGGGTTATGAGGCTAGAGTGTCGGAGTGGGAAGCAGATGGCCACATGGCGATCCAGGGCCATAGCCATGAGCACCCCAGACTCCATAAAAGAAAAGGCATGGATGAAGAACACCTGGATGAGGCAGGCATGGTACTCAATCTCATGAGCATGAAACCAGAATATGACCAACATCTTAGGTTGGGTGGAGGAGGAGAGGACCAGGTCAGTGATAGCCAGCATGGCCAGAAAGAGGTACATGGGCTTATGCAGGGTGTGGTCAATTCTGATTATGTGGAGGAGAGTGATATTTCCAACAACAGCCACAGCATGCATGGCAGAGAACGGAAAGGCAATCCAAAACTGGAAACTCTCCCGGCCTGGGATTCCAAGCAGGGTGAACGACCCAGGATGAGAAGAGCTGTTCCCTGAAGCCAGCACCATGGGCTGGTTAATATGTTCTCCATTGGGAAAGTGATCTACTCTCTGCAAATAGGAATCAAAACaagtgttattattgatatgcCTTTGGATGGGACAATTGGGTAATAGGGCAATTGAGTTTAAAGATAAGGTGGGATaatttcaaccttttttttttataaataaaatcttgCAACATAAAATGATactattctttattttatatatatatatatatcattcaAAATAGGGTAGAACAAAATGTGATCGCTGCAAGTACAGTTGTTTTTCAAGCATCAATGTTTTCTTGAAAGAGAAtctattaaggaaaaaaatcatgacAAATAACGTCATAGTAAttcttttccttctattctttaAAACTGACAGCTGATATTATCAACGTTTTGCACAAGTCTTATTTATCCCTCTGTTAAGCTGCTCGGACAACTTGTCAGGCTAGGAAGCCAGTGTGGCTTCAATGCTTATAGAAATTTATGTATTGATGTTGAGTTAGCTTAAGGGCAGTTACCATAAGGGCTTGGGCTGAAGGATAAATTACTGGTCAATTACGTACCTGTAATTCAATATTTTATCCTTAGTGTAGGCCCCCCCTAAATTAGTGGTTAGCAAAGTTTTTCTGTAAAAAGTCAGATCATAAAAATTTGAGGAATTTTTAGCTACACAGTCTTAGTTACAACATATCAATTTAGCTACGGTGGTGTAAAACCATCCATAGTCAATATATAAATGAGTGAGTATGGTtgaattccaataaaaatttacttacaaaaataaactccaaaGAGGATTTAGTCTACAGGCTGTAGTTTGCCAGCCTCCATCCTAGATAGTAAATTTTTCATGAACTCTGCCCTGAACCCTACACTACACATAGTATCTTTGTGCTTGGTACAGGGCaggagtttaatttttaaaatccttagagaaaataacaaataaatatcatTATTCAATAGACTCATGATTGGATTAACAATATCCTAATGTTCTGATAAAATCCAATTGACCTTACCTTGATGCTGTGTCCAAAAGAAAGTAATGTTCATTTCTCCTTCTAAATGTTGCACTGCTGTGTGAATGCCACCCTCTGGTGTGCACTTGCTTTACCTGGGTTACTTCTACCCACTGATTCCTGTGGTGACTACTTTCTACCTCAGAATTGATGGCACAAAGCTCACTTGGTTCTTACGCACTACCTTTTCACTATTTAAATTCAGTTGTTCTGTGTTTTGATTGAAATCCTTAGTTCTTACCTCCTTCAAAGGAAGAGGCAAGAAGAGTATCCCTTCCAATGCTCCTTAACAAATTGCCTTTGGGAACTTACAGATGTTTCATTCCCTAGACCAAATGGTTCCTTAAAAGGGCCTCATAATGCCAAAGAGGGCttgcttctttctaattttcccaAGATTTATAACAGCATGAGATAAATGGGACTCTGACTTCCTAAGTTTTGCTCTAAACCTGAAGCTTGACCATCCTATTAAGATAATAGCTGTAGGTTTGCTCAAGGCAAATACTTCTATGTAAgctatggtgaaaattgaaaGCCACATATTATATAGGGTCCAGGCACTCTGTTCTATCCCTTCTGTCTGGTCTGGTCTTCCCaaacttctttatatattctgtttgAGCCAGGGAATTTCCTTCCACCTGCCCTTTTCCTCTTGTGTGTCACCGTCTACTTGTGAGAACACACTTCCGCAGGCTCGGGGCACTTGGAGAAACACACTCAGACCATTCTCATTGTTGCACCAGGCAATGTAAGAGGTGCTGGTTAAAGGTGCAATTTATCAAATTGTACAATTATCTCTGAGTCATTGTACAAGGAATGACTATGTTTCAAGATACAGCACTGCAGGCTTTTAAGTTTTATTGTATCTAACGTACACAAAACCTCTGTATCTTCActttacaatgagaaaaatagGCTTCAGTGAcataatttgcccaaggccacacaatgAGTTAGTGTCTGGATGCACAACTGCACAGCCAGTGCTCTTAGTGGTACTCATGCCACCTGTGCTAGAAAACGATTAATTGGGGCACACACCCGAGTTGGGGAAAGCAGAGATTGCTGCCCTATCATGACAAAGAGACATGAAGAGGGCATTCCCAACTGCATGCTGAATTAGAGGCAGATCTGAATTTGCACCCAGGACCCCTGCTACTTCACTGGACTGGAGCCTCTAGCACAGTCTCCAGTTTGGCCTCCCGGCATCTCTGGGTGTGTGCTGCTTTCTCTGGGACGATGTCTTTATTAGCTTCTGCTCATGAGACTAAATGGAGAATTCTCCTGTTCTATGCCCGCTTTAGAGGCTGGTGAGTCTTTCAACTACTTGCAAACTACAGCCCTTGCAAAAACCAGTTACTGTCTTCTGCTTTACTCCTTCCCCAGTCTCCTTAATGGCCTTTTCATAGAGCCCCATGAAGTGATGCCTCTCAGCCTTCCTCATTTCATTCTGCTGACTCTGAATTTCTGCtctccaattttcttttcttggtggACAATGGACAAGCAGAAGTGCCCTGTGACTCAAGACCAAATTGGGAGATGGGGACCCTTGCCAAGcacctcccttttctttctccacttttCTCTGCTGACCCATGGAATCTAATGCCTTCACTGTTAAAAGTTcccttgtctttcttttctcataGACTTGCAGACTTAATAGAGTTAATGCTACAAGTCATGTGGAGTGGGCAGAGAGCTAACCAATCCTTGGCCATTTTTGTCTAGTGTGTGGGGTTTTTAAATATGGGAAGCACAGGTAATGAGCCTACTGCTGCTTTGAGAAATTGAAATGTACATTCTCTAAAAGGTAGGAAAAGATGAACAATATAATTTCCCTTCTTGCCcaactctccttcctcccctacagtgctatttttttttttttatttttgacaggcTAGAAATCTTATGAGCCTAATGCATACTGAGAGCTGAAATGCCTTGTCCTTTTCAAATATTGTAGCCCCACTGATCACACTTTGGACTTCAGATTCAAGCTtgctgttttctaaaataaaatcaacttgTAAATCTTTGTGTACCTTTCGTTTAAGAAATTGGTTCTAAGAACCATCTTCTCTCACAGAGTAGAATTCAACTTTTATCTGTGATAATGAGTTCGAGTCCCAAGAAAGTACTCACAGTCTCTGCTGGACTTCAATTACTGCACCCATTATGTGGAACTAAATACAGGCATCTGTCAGGGTGTTGCTCAAGTCAGAGAAGGGATAAAGGATAAAATAAACTGAGATCTGCTTAGAAATAGCTTCAGGGAAATTCAAACTCTGTTTTCTCACTGAAGTATCTGAAACTAAAACCAATAATACTGGATCAGGGTAACGCTCAAAACCAAACTCCTTCTTGGAGTATTTTTGTGTGGAGGCAGTATTCCTACCTTTCTAGGCTTGCCCTGGAGGACACAGTGGGAGCACCGAGTCTTCTCCCATTCTCAGAATGAAGCTCAATGGCCATTGATCTCTAGACCTGAAGCTCCCAGTGAGTCAGGCCATTTTGCACAGTTTCTCGCCTTCCTGCTTCTTAGTGTTCCATAAGTCATACTGCTTTCTGGGAAGTGAAGAGGTGGCTGAGGCACAGGGATCCACTTGCCCTGAGTTCTACTGTATCTTTGACCAAGTACAGCATGCTCATAAGCAGTTCTAAAAAGTTTCTTGGATTCAGCCTATGTCAGAGACCTCAGATCAGGACCTATTCAAAGAACTAGGTCTGTCCTTTCACTTCCCCCAAGCATCAGATCTACCACTCTCCCTGAGCTTGCTGCCTCATATCTACACCAGCCTCCTCTGAGAATGAAGACTAAAGCTAGAAGTGTTAACCCTTAcatttcctctctcctctgcATGCACAAATGAAAAGGCAGGATATTTGAATGCTCAGAAATGTGCAAGAAATTTTAATACTACATGAGTGTGAGTTTGtctatatatgcatgtatttttagTGCAAGTATGTATATTTACAATTGAAGGGATATTTTGTGCAATATGAAAGTGTGCTGATATATCATGTAAATTGTGTGTATCTGACAGATATGTGCATCAGGGACTGGATTTGCATGTGAGTGTGAGCATGTGTATGAATAAGCATGTCTGTGTACAAAAGTATGAGTAGTCATTTGCTATCAATATGCATAATTAGTGTGCTACCATCATACTGTGCATTCAAGGTCACTAAGTGTGCAGGCTTTGTGAAGGCACATGCCCAGCTACATACCTGATGTGTGAGGTTGAACATCATGTGTATACATATTAGTATGCCTATTTAATGAATGTGGGGTTCATAAGGATGTGCAGCATTTCTTGGTGCATGAGGGTTTACTGAGGTAGCAATTGTTCCAAGGCCCCTCAAATCTGAGTGGGTCATTATACAAACAGGCAATGGCAATTCCAATGGAGATCATGCCACAGTCAGTTCTGAAAATTTGTGAGGCTGGAAGGCTCTCTTTGCTCAGTCTGAACAGTTGAAGCTTATATAGAGCTTTCTCTGTCTCAATCACCAAATAGGGTCCTGTtggtattaaaatatttaatttttgtcaacactttctgatttcatttaaatCTCATGATTGATTAGATGTCTAAAAATTTGATAAAGGAGTATTTAAAACCCTTATTTGAAAAGGGTGCAAAGCAGTCAGACTTCAGAATATGCAGCttacaaaatacaaaacccaACATACatctaaagagagaaaaatacacaaaaactacCAAGGTTATCAGCTTTACATTAATGTTTTTGTGGTAGGATTGTGATCATCATAGTCACAAAGTTAATGATACATTTTCATATATCAGCCTACAAAATCTGGAATACAATTGTTCTTGCTAGAGAGTCCAGGTTACAGGGAATAGtcaagattttattattttagagatctGGATGGCATTGGTCATAGGAATTTTTGGTTTATCTCTGgttgcaaattatttttctgtagttGTTGTTTTTGACTTCTATTTATGAAATCCTCAGTATAATGAAAGCAGAACCAAGTTCAggtccttttactttctttctttcttcttcatttcttttagagTGACTTTTCCCCCAAAACAGAATGTGACCTCTTGAGTAAGACCTGCATTTCCTCATCTGACCCTTCCCCTCTTTCAAATGGAACAGTGACTCCAAGCAGACATGACATTCAGGCTCTTTGGAAAGTACTTCTCAGTTCAAGCACACTGCTTTTCAAGTTCAGTAGGGAAAGGCAGGCTAAAAAAGAGTGTGTAGTAGAAAGGTCAATCTTCCTGATTGGCCCTTCTAGAAGCCCCTCATCATTTGAGTCTTTCCAAAGCTGGTACCTCTGCAAGATGCTTTGGGGACTAGGAATCTGACTCACAGCCCTGTGCTGAAGCCCAGTCTCCATTGGGATGTACAAGGAATTCTGAGAAGTATTGAGAGTCCCAGTAAAGGTTGGTTACAATAAACTTAAAGTCTCTTCAGTCTGTAATTGCAGGGTTACAAGAGCAGGACAAGAAGGATATTTAGAAAAGACGTTTCAATGAAAGAATAGGTTGTTGAGGATGTTAACATGAGAATTCTGGAACacttcaataaatatatgtagaaACCTGGGCCGCAGCCTCGGAGTTCTTATATCCTCACTTTTTTTGACCTCCATCTGCAAAATACATTAGTCAATCATGTATGGACATGGCATGGACCTTGCCAAAGCTTAGAGATActttttgagcatcttttcatttaacAACAGCATccatttttctagttcttttattcATCCCATGTTATTCCACATAATCCATTACTTACATATGTATATCAATTTACATATGATATACAACATTAAGTTTATTATATTACATAGACTTATATAATATAGGTATTATGTACAAAGAATTAAATataacatgtatgtatgtgtgtgtgtatatatagatatatatccttcaatcttcttttctcttaaaatcCTTCATATAAAATTAGTACTTATAGTCCATCATTCCAGTCATACTAATATAAATAACCTTGATATCTATTTTTCTATCACAACTACCATACAAAATGTTATACTTTGGTATCCCTGTACCACTGAGCAACTGCTAGAAATAATAACACAAAATATCAGGTTGTTACTGCTGCAAGTTCATAGTACCCAACCTCATGTGGGTTTTCAAAATACCTCACAATATGTTTgcatttatctttctttattgAGGAGGGACACAATAATATACTGACCTCCCTGGATGCGTGTATTTGTCCCCTAAGCTAAAGGAAGGATATTTTGTTGCTTCTGTGTCTCATCAGGAAGCAGAATTCCCAGGTCTGATATAGAAGATTAAGCCTCCTCAGTTTTGATCTGTGCATGTGTAAAATGAGATGACTTTTGCTTGCCTCATTTCTTCTTACTTGCCTAAGTATGGTGCCCTCATCATCATTTTCTCCACCATCTAGGCTGAGTTACCACATTTATGTAGGGAAACCAAATCTGGTTAGAGGGGAAATATCTAGGTCTATGCTGTGCCTTTCACTAATTTCAAAGAGAATCTTGTTGATGTCAACATTGTAGTGAAGGTCTTAGTCATTGCCagcaaacaaaagtaaaatttacatGTCCTGATTAGACAGTTATCCTCTTCCCCAACCcctccaaatttatatgttgatggCCTAAGCCTCAGTTCCTCAGAGTATGACCTTACTTAGGGTCATGGCAGATATAATTAGCTAAATTAAAaagaggtcatactggagtataGTGAGATCCTAATCCAACATTCTTTATACAAGAATCCAAGTTCTTGTATAAAGGGGAAATTTGatcacagatatacacacacatgtggaTGTCATGTGGACAAGGCAGAGATCAAGATGATGCATCTATAAGCCAAGGtttccagcaaaccaccagaaggtAAGTGAGAGGTGTAAAACAGATTCTCTATCACAGCTGACAATAGGAGCCAAATGTGCAGATACCTTGACAGTGggcttctagcctctagaactgtgacaCAATAAATTCTGGTTGTTAAATACACGCTTGTAATACTCTATTATGGCAGTCCTAACAAACTAATTCCATTTTGTCatgtaacataacatattcacagtTTCCAAATTAAGTCATGAATCTCTGAAAGGCTGTTATTCTATCTACCACAGGCCctgatttttaaagtgaaaagtgAGCATCAGGGAGCTAAGGTAGAAGCCAGTCTGAAAGACTTCAGTTAATGTGGAAACTACTTCTTGATGTTTTTCACCACTGCAAAGACCAAAACTCTGGTTATGGAATATTGTATAAAAGAGTCACAGTCtatgccagatgtggtggctcatgcctgtaatcccaacactttggaag encodes:
- the LOC105468652 gene encoding olfactory receptor 52R1 is translated as MVLASGNSSSHPGSFTLLGIPGRESFQFWIAFPFSAMHAVAVVGNITLLHIIRIDHTLHKPMYLFLAMLAITDLVLSSSTQPKMLVIFWFHAHEIEYHACLIQVFFIHAFSFMESGVLMAMALDRHVAICFPLRHSSLITPSVMIELGTVVMLRGLLWVSLFCFMVSRMPFCQHQAIPQSYCEHMAVLKLVCADTSINCGYRLFVAFSVAGFDMTVIGMSHMMILRAVLQLPSGEAHLKAFSTCASHICVILAFYIPALFSFLTHRFGHHVPRVVHILFANLYLLVPPMLNPIIYRVRTKQIRDRVTQGCCGNVP